A window from Deinococcus sp. Leaf326 encodes these proteins:
- a CDS encoding ABC transporter permease, whose translation MNLNYLIKRTLGTIPLLLGVSLILFGVLHLAPGTPMDVYADNPSVSQEALDQMKVALGLDQPLPVQYTKWVTAFVTGEWGYSIRTSRPVTTEIAERLWPTILLGGSSFLIALLVAVPLGILSAVRRYSSVDYGITFMSFLGISMPVFWLALMLQLLFSVHWRILPSAGMQTIGDNSLLDLLRHLLMPALILAFASVAGWSRYMRSSMVEVLSQDYVRTAKAKGLTERKVVYRHALRNALIPVITVVALDFAGILAGAVITETIFAWPGIGRLFIESMNGRDYPVLLALMMLGSFALVVSNVLADLAYAAADPRIRYD comes from the coding sequence ACCATCCCGCTGCTCCTGGGGGTCTCGCTGATCTTGTTCGGCGTGCTGCACCTGGCTCCGGGGACCCCCATGGACGTCTATGCCGACAACCCCAGCGTGTCCCAGGAAGCCCTCGACCAGATGAAGGTGGCCCTGGGCCTCGATCAGCCCCTACCCGTGCAGTACACCAAATGGGTTACGGCCTTCGTGACGGGCGAGTGGGGCTACTCCATCCGCACCTCGCGCCCCGTCACGACCGAGATCGCCGAGCGGCTGTGGCCGACCATCCTGCTGGGCGGGTCGAGTTTTCTGATCGCGCTGCTCGTGGCCGTGCCCCTGGGCATCCTGAGCGCCGTGCGCCGCTACTCCTCGGTGGACTACGGCATCACGTTCATGTCCTTCCTGGGCATCAGCATGCCGGTGTTCTGGCTGGCCCTGATGCTGCAACTGCTGTTTTCCGTCCACTGGCGGATTCTGCCCTCGGCCGGAATGCAGACCATCGGCGACAATTCGCTGCTCGACCTGCTGCGTCACCTGCTCATGCCCGCCCTGATCCTGGCGTTCGCCAGCGTCGCCGGCTGGAGCCGCTACATGCGGTCGAGCATGGTCGAGGTCCTCAGCCAGGACTATGTTCGCACCGCCAAGGCCAAGGGCCTCACCGAGCGCAAGGTGGTCTACCGCCACGCCCTGCGCAACGCCCTGATTCCAGTCATCACGGTCGTCGCCCTGGATTTTGCCGGCATTCTCGCGGGCGCCGTCATCACCGAGACGATCTTCGCCTGGCCGGGCATCGGGCGGCTCTTCATCGAGAGCATGAACGGACGCGACTATCCCGTGTTGCTGGCCCTGATGATGCTCGGCTCGTTTGCGCTGGTCGTCAGCAACGTGCTGGCCGACCTGGCCTACGCCGCCGCCGACCCGAGGATCCGTTATGACTGA
- the opp4C gene encoding oligopeptide ABC transporter permease has protein sequence MTDPALPGHAAAQPARRQTHDSPWHRFLRHFLKHRLALVSLGVLLILGLLAILAPYLTPYTFDGQDLDIIGTPQPPSREHLMGTDELGRDAFTRVLYGARISLSVGISSALIATVLGTFVGALSGYYRGWTDTLLMRFTDVVLSIPLLPLVILVSGMIRPSVTLLVCIIGALGWMGTARLIRGQFMSLREREYVEASRALGGSHSRIMFRHILPNAIGPVVVSTTLAVGGAIMLESALSFLGLGVQPPTPTWGNLLNSASQWLQGAPWLAVFPGLMILITVLAVNFLGDGLRDALDPRS, from the coding sequence ATGACTGACCCCGCTCTTCCGGGCCACGCCGCTGCGCAGCCGGCGCGGCGCCAGACCCACGACTCGCCCTGGCACCGCTTCCTGCGCCACTTCCTCAAGCACCGCCTCGCCCTCGTGAGCCTCGGGGTTCTCCTCATCCTGGGTCTGCTGGCCATCCTGGCGCCTTACCTGACGCCCTACACCTTCGACGGGCAGGACCTCGACATCATCGGCACGCCGCAGCCGCCCAGCCGCGAGCACCTCATGGGCACCGACGAACTGGGCCGCGACGCCTTCACGCGGGTGCTGTACGGCGCGCGCATCTCGCTGTCGGTAGGCATCAGCAGCGCGCTCATCGCCACCGTGCTGGGCACCTTCGTGGGCGCGCTCTCGGGGTACTACCGCGGCTGGACCGACACGCTGCTCATGCGCTTCACGGACGTCGTGCTCTCTATTCCCCTACTGCCCCTGGTCATTCTGGTCAGCGGCATGATCCGCCCGAGCGTCACGCTGCTCGTGTGCATCATCGGCGCCCTGGGCTGGATGGGCACGGCCCGCCTGATCCGGGGGCAGTTCATGAGTCTGCGCGAGCGCGAATACGTCGAGGCCAGCCGGGCGCTGGGCGGCAGCCACAGCCGCATCATGTTCCGCCACATCCTCCCCAACGCCATCGGACCGGTGGTCGTCTCCACGACCCTGGCGGTCGGCGGCGCCATCATGCTCGAAAGTGCGCTGAGCTTCCTCGGCCTGGGCGTCCAGCCGCCGACTCCCACCTGGGGCAACCTGCTGAACTCGGCGAGCCAGTGGCTCCAGGGCGCGCCGTGGCTGGCCGTCTTTCCGGGGCTGATGATCCTGATCACCGTCCTGGCCGTCAATTTCCTGGGTGACGGACTGCGCGACGCCCTCGACCCCCGGTCCTGA
- a CDS encoding ketopantoate reductase family protein: protein MKITIIGAGAIGGLAGAYMSAQGHDVTLTDRWAEHIDALKTGGLLVDGVRGEQHFAVKALHPHELTGPLECVMIATKSQHSLEALESVLPLFGPDTFVVSYQNGFNEPDLIARLQAAGLGGAERVMGSIPNYGGALVDPGHIEFVHEGPIQLGEMTGERTPRLLELAKCLEALTEVQLSDNIWGQIWAKEVYSAQVVFSALVNAPITDSLGNERYARVAGAVVREALEIAEANGIQVEAFDFFDPANYKPGTPGETQKLLDNITHAIWLLKKDQKPQAHTFKKRGSGIWWDIVYRNRPSEVRSSNGKLIDFGQRVGADTRLNARMCEMIYEIEEGQRELGFHNYDELEQYVQSLGKALP, encoded by the coding sequence ATGAAGATCACCATTATTGGGGCCGGCGCCATCGGCGGCCTCGCGGGCGCCTACATGTCCGCTCAGGGCCACGACGTCACCCTCACCGACCGCTGGGCCGAGCATATCGACGCCCTCAAGACCGGAGGCCTGCTGGTCGACGGCGTGCGCGGAGAGCAGCATTTCGCGGTCAAGGCCCTGCACCCCCACGAACTGACCGGCCCGCTGGAATGCGTCATGATCGCCACGAAGTCGCAGCACAGCCTCGAAGCGCTCGAAAGCGTGCTTCCCCTGTTCGGGCCGGACACGTTCGTGGTGTCCTACCAGAACGGCTTCAACGAGCCGGACCTGATCGCCCGGCTTCAGGCCGCCGGACTGGGCGGCGCCGAACGGGTCATGGGCAGCATCCCGAACTACGGCGGCGCCCTGGTCGACCCGGGCCACATCGAGTTCGTTCACGAGGGCCCCATCCAGCTCGGCGAGATGACCGGCGAGCGTACCCCCCGCCTGCTCGAACTCGCCAAATGTCTGGAGGCCCTGACCGAGGTGCAGCTCTCGGACAACATCTGGGGCCAGATCTGGGCCAAGGAGGTCTACAGCGCGCAGGTGGTGTTCAGCGCCCTGGTGAACGCGCCGATCACCGATAGCCTGGGCAACGAGCGCTATGCCCGCGTGGCCGGAGCGGTCGTGCGTGAGGCCCTGGAGATCGCGGAGGCCAACGGCATACAGGTCGAGGCCTTCGATTTCTTCGACCCGGCGAACTACAAGCCCGGCACACCTGGGGAGACCCAGAAACTTCTCGACAACATCACCCACGCCATCTGGCTGCTCAAGAAGGACCAGAAGCCGCAGGCCCACACCTTCAAGAAACGTGGCAGCGGCATCTGGTGGGACATCGTGTACCGCAACCGGCCCAGCGAGGTGCGGTCCAGCAACGGCAAACTCATCGACTTCGGTCAGCGGGTCGGGGCCGACACCCGGCTCAACGCAAGGATGTGCGAGATGATCTACGAGATTGAAGAGGGACAGCGCGAACTGGGCTTCCACAACTACGACGAGCTCGAACAGTACGTCCAGAGCCTCGGCAAGGCCCTGCCATGA
- a CDS encoding Gfo/Idh/MocA family protein — translation MSAPAKLGVGVIGAHAWAESAHLPGYAAYDRVDLVAICDTVPERAQRLAELFGVRRVYTDYRELLADPDVQMVDVCTPTETHLPLSLAAIAAGKHVLSEKPLAHDAADAFMAARKAREAGVRTKLGFTFRYSPAIRQIQRWIQDGTLGEIYHVHGLEQNSQFLDPYYPLRQVPSGAEFSRLIPSSVVGYGSHLLDLVRWCAGEYSSVIGSMSNFVPRRVVRGYGEGLQDINVEDGTVALAEFASGAQGILQTSYVAIGNYPGVELRVYGSKGAAVARLVEENGVAETLRFATADQVEFRDVPLPESAYPPGTTLNTPWPELYYRNLVRHFVDEILDGTPEECTFYDGAKSQEVVNAIVQSSTERRWVDLPLYPEEQLAPVAAL, via the coding sequence ATGAGCGCGCCCGCCAAGTTGGGCGTCGGCGTGATCGGCGCGCACGCCTGGGCCGAGTCCGCCCACCTGCCCGGGTACGCGGCCTACGACCGCGTGGACCTCGTGGCGATCTGCGACACGGTGCCCGAGCGGGCGCAGCGCCTCGCCGAGCTCTTCGGCGTGCGCCGGGTCTACACCGACTACCGCGAACTGCTGGCCGACCCGGACGTGCAGATGGTCGACGTGTGCACCCCCACCGAGACCCACCTGCCCCTGAGTCTGGCCGCCATCGCCGCCGGCAAGCACGTCCTGAGCGAAAAGCCACTGGCCCACGACGCCGCCGACGCCTTCATGGCCGCCCGCAAGGCGCGCGAGGCAGGCGTGCGGACCAAGCTCGGGTTTACGTTCCGGTATTCCCCGGCCATCCGGCAGATTCAGCGCTGGATTCAGGACGGCACGCTGGGCGAGATCTACCACGTGCACGGCCTGGAACAGAACAGCCAGTTCCTCGATCCGTACTACCCGCTGCGGCAGGTGCCCAGCGGCGCGGAATTCAGCCGCCTGATTCCCTCCTCGGTGGTGGGCTACGGCTCGCACCTGCTGGACCTCGTGCGCTGGTGCGCGGGCGAATACAGCAGCGTCATCGGCAGTATGAGCAACTTCGTGCCGCGCCGCGTCGTGCGGGGCTACGGCGAGGGCCTTCAGGACATCAACGTCGAGGACGGCACGGTTGCGCTCGCCGAGTTCGCCAGCGGCGCGCAGGGCATCTTGCAGACGAGCTACGTGGCCATCGGCAACTATCCCGGCGTGGAACTGCGGGTGTACGGCAGCAAGGGTGCGGCCGTGGCGCGGCTGGTCGAGGAAAACGGCGTGGCCGAAACCCTGCGCTTCGCCACTGCCGACCAGGTCGAGTTCCGGGACGTGCCCCTGCCGGAGTCGGCCTACCCGCCCGGCACCACCCTGAACACCCCCTGGCCGGAGCTGTACTACCGCAACCTCGTGCGGCATTTCGTGGACGAGATTCTGGACGGTACCCCCGAGGAATGCACCTTCTACGACGGCGCCAAGAGCCAGGAAGTCGTCAACGCCATCGTGCAGTCGTCAACCGAACGCCGATGGGTGGACCTGCCGCTGTACCCCGAAGAACAGCTCGCGCCGGTGGCTGCCCTGTGA